A portion of the Stella humosa genome contains these proteins:
- a CDS encoding ABC transporter substrate-binding protein: MLDKRLGRRQVLQSTAALVGAGALGSAWTGPLFAQGKLEKPKVTLAVGGKSALYYLALTIAEQKGFFKDEGLDLEINDFAGGSRSLQALVGGSADVVAGAYEHTIRMQARGQEVQSFALIGRGMQIAIGIKADRADKVKSAADVKGMKFGVTAPGSSTHMLLIYWIAKAGLKATDVAAIGTGAGASVVAAVDKGEIDGVSQTDPVVTMLEQQGAIKVVVDTRTMKGNMDVFGGALPAASLYSTSDFVKANPNTVQALANAIVRANQWLQKATPDQVADTVPAGYLLGDRELYKKAFVNVKDVMSPDGLMPDNAPETCLKFLTTSDPAIKGDTIKLGLTWTNDFAKKANEKHKA, translated from the coding sequence ATGCTCGACAAGCGATTGGGACGCCGGCAGGTCCTGCAATCGACGGCGGCCCTGGTGGGCGCCGGCGCCCTCGGCAGCGCCTGGACCGGTCCGCTGTTCGCCCAGGGCAAGCTCGAGAAGCCGAAGGTAACGCTGGCCGTCGGCGGCAAGTCCGCCCTCTACTACCTGGCGCTGACGATCGCCGAGCAGAAGGGCTTCTTCAAGGACGAAGGGCTGGACCTCGAGATCAACGACTTCGCCGGCGGCAGCCGCTCGCTCCAGGCGCTGGTCGGCGGCAGCGCGGACGTGGTGGCGGGCGCCTACGAACACACCATCCGCATGCAGGCGCGCGGGCAGGAAGTGCAGTCCTTCGCGCTGATCGGGCGGGGCATGCAGATCGCCATCGGCATCAAGGCCGACCGTGCCGACAAGGTGAAGTCGGCGGCCGACGTGAAGGGCATGAAGTTCGGCGTCACCGCGCCCGGGTCCAGCACACACATGCTGCTGATCTACTGGATCGCCAAGGCCGGGCTGAAGGCGACCGACGTGGCCGCGATCGGCACCGGCGCCGGGGCGTCCGTGGTGGCGGCCGTCGACAAGGGCGAGATCGACGGCGTGTCGCAGACCGATCCGGTCGTGACCATGCTGGAGCAGCAGGGCGCCATCAAGGTCGTGGTCGACACCCGCACGATGAAGGGCAACATGGATGTGTTCGGCGGCGCCCTGCCGGCGGCCTCGCTCTATTCGACGTCCGACTTCGTTAAGGCCAACCCGAACACCGTGCAGGCGCTGGCCAACGCCATCGTCCGCGCCAACCAGTGGCTGCAGAAGGCGACGCCCGACCAGGTCGCCGACACCGTCCCCGCCGGCTATCTGCTGGGCGACCGCGAGTTGTACAAGAAGGCATTCGTCAACGTGAAGGACGTGATGTCGCCGGACGGCTTGATGCCCGACAACGCGCCCGAGACCTGCCTGAAGTTCCTGACCACGTCGGACCCCGCGATCAAGGGCGACACGATCAAGCTGGGCCTGACCTGGACCAATGACTTCGCGAAGAAGGCCAACGAGAAGCACAAGGCCTGA